A genomic segment from Helicobacter sp. NHP19-012 encodes:
- a CDS encoding sodium-dependent transporter — protein sequence MGFSKLGFILATLGSSIGLGHIWRFPYMAGEHGGGAFVLLYLVLTLTLGVAMLLADMLIGNLGRKDVVSCYKHLNTKHKKLWGFSAFFLLGGPIILSFYTVVLGWVLFYLVKVSFALPSTLEASKTLFSHLSSVDLFWQIMGFSVWLWLTVWIVSRGIKEGIEKLSLWLMPLLFLVFIGLLFYAMNMSSFSQGWHYMFDFKTSKITLKVLMDALGQMFFSLSLGVGTITTYAAFTKSNENLLGSSLWVVLPGIAISLIAGLMIFTFIFKFNGTPSQGVGLVFISLPLVFHQMGLAGSVVAVFFFLALIFAGITSTVSLLEPTVLYLTSHFKYSRTKACVLVGGLTYLLGLLVILSTHKDYSHALTFWGRNVFDWADFSTSAVLMPLGGLFSLIFLGYFMDKKRIYKSSKRFLSRLGFSFWFFGVRFVAPVAVLLILILQFKKNA from the coding sequence ATGGGCTTTTCTAAACTCGGTTTTATCCTAGCCACTCTAGGCAGCTCGATAGGCTTAGGGCACATTTGGCGTTTCCCCTACATGGCGGGCGAGCATGGCGGAGGGGCGTTTGTTTTGCTTTACTTGGTTTTAACTTTAACACTGGGCGTGGCGATGCTCTTGGCGGACATGCTCATTGGCAATTTAGGGCGCAAAGATGTGGTTTCTTGCTACAAACACCTAAACACAAAGCATAAAAAGCTTTGGGGGTTTAGTGCCTTTTTTTTGCTAGGTGGTCCTATTATCTTGTCTTTCTACACCGTGGTTTTGGGTTGGGTATTGTTCTATTTGGTGAAAGTAAGCTTTGCGCTGCCCTCCACGCTTGAAGCCTCTAAGACCCTGTTTAGTCATTTAAGTTCTGTGGATTTATTTTGGCAAATCATGGGCTTTAGCGTGTGGCTGTGGCTCACCGTGTGGATTGTGTCTAGGGGGATTAAAGAGGGGATTGAAAAACTTAGCCTGTGGCTCATGCCCTTGTTGTTTCTTGTCTTCATTGGTTTACTTTTTTACGCCATGAATATGTCTAGTTTTTCTCAAGGGTGGCACTATATGTTTGACTTTAAAACTTCTAAAATCACCCTTAAGGTCTTGATGGATGCTCTAGGGCAGATGTTCTTTTCTTTGAGTTTGGGGGTGGGCACCATCACCACTTACGCCGCTTTTACAAAGTCTAATGAAAATCTTTTGGGCAGTTCTTTATGGGTGGTTTTGCCCGGGATTGCCATTTCTTTAATCGCCGGACTGATGATCTTCACTTTTATTTTTAAATTTAATGGCACACCCTCTCAAGGTGTGGGGCTCGTCTTTATCTCTCTACCCCTAGTTTTTCACCAAATGGGTTTGGCTGGCTCTGTTGTGGCGGTGTTTTTCTTTCTCGCCTTGATCTTTGCGGGTATCACCTCCACAGTTTCGCTTCTAGAGCCCACCGTGCTTTACCTCACAAGCCATTTTAAATACAGCCGGACTAAGGCTTGTGTCCTTGTAGGGGGACTTACCTATCTTTTAGGCTTGTTGGTGATTTTATCTACACATAAGGACTACAGCCATGCCCTCACCTTTTGGGGTAGAAATGTCTTTGATTGGGCGGATTTTAGCACTTCAGCGGTGTTAATGCCCCTTGGGGGGTTGTTCTCTCTGATCTTTTTAGGCTATTTCATGGATAAAAAGCGCATTTACAAGTCTAGTAAACGCTTTTTGAGCCGTTTGGGCTTTTCATTTTGGTTCTTTGGGGTGCGCTTTGTGGCGCCTGTGGCGGTGCTCTTAATTTTAATTTTACAATTTAAGAAAAATGCGTAG
- a CDS encoding D-2-hydroxyacid dehydrogenase → MKPLAVVLEALSLGRKNKLDALAEFVEMVSYPGTPQDLVLERCKDAEIVVLNKVQMSGDILKQLPKLKCICITATGMNMIDLEVAKELGIVVKNVVGYSTHSVTMHTFALAFSLLSNMAYYDRYCKSGEYCKSEIFTHFNKDLMSLENKEWGIVGLGTIGKNVARIATGFGAKVSYTSTSGRNNDPTYPQKSLEDLLKTSDVISIHAPLNAQTHNLIDSKELKLLKDKAILINVGRGGIVNEEAVAKELETRDFYFATDVLEQEPMRPHHPFLNPAIQGKLLLTPHIAWGYGDTIKKLIVATIENVKDYLKTRG, encoded by the coding sequence ATGAAACCGCTAGCTGTGGTGTTAGAAGCCCTGTCTTTAGGGCGTAAGAATAAGTTAGACGCTTTGGCTGAATTTGTAGAAATGGTGTCCTACCCGGGCACACCGCAGGATTTGGTGCTTGAAAGGTGCAAGGATGCCGAGATTGTGGTTTTAAACAAGGTGCAGATGAGCGGGGACATTTTAAAGCAACTGCCCAAGCTCAAATGTATTTGTATCACGGCTACGGGCATGAACATGATCGATTTAGAGGTGGCTAAAGAGCTAGGCATTGTGGTAAAAAATGTGGTGGGCTACTCTACGCACAGCGTTACCATGCACACCTTCGCCCTAGCCTTTAGCCTGCTCTCGAACATGGCTTATTACGACAGATATTGCAAAAGCGGGGAGTATTGCAAGAGCGAGATTTTCACCCACTTTAACAAGGACTTAATGTCTTTAGAGAACAAAGAATGGGGGATTGTGGGGCTAGGCACAATCGGCAAGAATGTCGCCCGCATTGCCACAGGCTTTGGGGCAAAGGTGAGCTACACTTCTACCAGCGGGCGCAACAACGATCCCACCTATCCGCAAAAATCCCTAGAGGACTTGCTTAAAACAAGCGATGTGATCTCTATCCACGCCCCCCTAAACGCCCAAACGCACAATCTCATAGACAGCAAAGAGTTAAAGCTACTTAAAGACAAGGCTATTTTAATCAATGTCGGGCGGGGGGGGATCGTCAATGAAGAGGCAGTGGCAAAAGAGCTAGAAACACGTGATTTTTACTTTGCTACCGATGTGCTAGAGCAAGAGCCTATGCGTCCTCATCACCCCTTTTTAAACCCCGCTATACAAGGTAAGCTACTACTCACCCCCCACATTGCGTGGGGCTATGGCGACACGATTAAAAAGCTCATTGTGGCGACAATCGAAAATGTCAAGGACTATTTAAAGACTAGGGGTTGA
- a CDS encoding cysteine ABC transporter substrate-binding protein — MLAFVGCSNHKAKAEEGTLASIKEKGILRVGVFSDKPPFGYMDSKGQFQGFDVYIARRMAKDLLGDAKKIQFIPVEAAARVEFLKANKVDVIMANFTKTKERAEVVDFAKPYMKVALGVVSKDGVIKSIEDLKGKPLIVNKGTTADFFFSKHYPSISLLKYDQNTETFLALKDNRGPALAHDNTLLFAWVKKNPEFKVGIPSLGDQDVIAPAVKKGHKELLEWLNNEIDKLTKEGFMKEAYDATLKPIYGNDINPSMVIFE, encoded by the coding sequence ATGCTTGCCTTTGTGGGGTGCTCGAACCACAAGGCAAAGGCAGAGGAGGGCACGCTTGCGAGCATTAAAGAAAAGGGCATTTTACGGGTGGGCGTGTTTAGCGACAAACCCCCCTTTGGGTATATGGATAGCAAGGGGCAGTTTCAAGGCTTTGATGTCTATATCGCAAGACGCATGGCTAAGGATTTATTAGGCGATGCTAAGAAAATCCAATTTATCCCCGTAGAGGCGGCCGCTCGGGTGGAGTTTTTAAAGGCGAATAAAGTCGATGTCATTATGGCGAACTTCACCAAAACCAAAGAAAGGGCTGAGGTGGTGGATTTTGCCAAGCCTTATATGAAAGTCGCTTTGGGCGTGGTGTCTAAGGACGGGGTGATTAAAAGCATTGAGGATTTAAAGGGTAAGCCCTTGATTGTTAATAAAGGCACAACGGCGGACTTTTTCTTTTCTAAGCATTACCCTAGCATATCCTTACTCAAATACGACCAAAACACCGAAACCTTTTTGGCTCTAAAGGACAACCGCGGACCAGCCCTAGCCCACGACAACACCCTTTTGTTTGCGTGGGTGAAAAAGAACCCCGAATTTAAGGTGGGTATCCCCAGTCTAGGCGACCAAGATGTGATCGCCCCAGCGGTGAAAAAGGGGCATAAAGAACTCTTAGAATGGCTGAATAACGAGATCGACAAACTCACAAAGGAGGGCTTTATGAAAGAAGCCTACGATGCGACTTTAAAACCCATTTATGGCAATGACATTAACCCCAGCATGGTGATTTTTGAATGA
- a CDS encoding amino acid ABC transporter ATP-binding protein has product MAILQTIGLKKRYGDHEVLKGIDFSLEKGEAVVILGPSGCGKSSFLRCLNGLEEIQGGQILFNGEQIAHSKDWGKVRQKIGMVFQNYELFPHLSVLQNILLAPMKVQKRPKEEVTQQAHTLLKRVGLEHKMQAYSRELSGGQKQRVAIVRALCMQPEVMLFDEVTASLDPEMVKEVLEVILELAEEGMSMVIVTHEMKFARKVAHRVVFFDEGLVVEQAPPTEFFENPKSNRARKFLDIFHFLGGC; this is encoded by the coding sequence ATGGCAATCTTGCAAACCATCGGTTTAAAAAAACGCTACGGCGATCACGAAGTTTTAAAGGGCATTGATTTTAGCCTAGAGAAAGGGGAGGCGGTGGTGATTTTGGGCCCTAGTGGCTGTGGCAAAAGCTCGTTTTTAAGGTGCTTGAATGGGCTAGAGGAAATACAAGGCGGGCAAATCCTCTTTAATGGGGAACAAATCGCCCACAGCAAGGATTGGGGCAAGGTGCGTCAAAAAATCGGCATGGTCTTTCAAAATTACGAGCTCTTCCCCCATTTAAGCGTCTTGCAAAATATCCTACTAGCCCCCATGAAAGTGCAAAAACGCCCTAAAGAGGAGGTTACACAGCAAGCCCACACCCTGTTAAAACGCGTGGGGCTGGAGCATAAAATGCAGGCGTATTCAAGAGAGCTAAGCGGAGGGCAAAAGCAAAGGGTTGCCATTGTAAGGGCTCTTTGCATGCAACCTGAAGTGATGCTATTTGATGAAGTTACCGCCAGCCTTGACCCTGAAATGGTAAAAGAGGTGTTAGAAGTGATTTTAGAGCTAGCAGAGGAGGGCATGAGCATGGTGATTGTAACACATGAGATGAAGTTTGCTAGAAAAGTGGCGCATAGAGTGGTGTTTTTTGACGAGGGTTTGGTAGTAGAGCAAGCCCCGCCCACAGAGTTTTTTGAAAACCCTAAGTCTAATCGGGCGCGTAAATTCTTAGACATTTTTCACTTTTTGGGGGGCTGTTAA